The following coding sequences are from one Tissierellales bacterium window:
- a CDS encoding phosphatidate cytidylyltransferase, whose amino-acid sequence MKTRILSSIIGLCLLAFVLWSGGLMIDIAIVGLIIIALYEMKTALAKKGMHINSVLNLATTFAMMLCVRFEEYELCYKMIPIVVAINVVLFVFKRDESLTDLMANIFVVVYIILFFFHLTFFESLTYFAIIPITAWGSDTFAYFTGCKFGKNKLCPHLSPKKTVEGALGGIVGSLILVVLYALIFKIDNMLFVILAGIFGAIAGQIGDLVASKIKRICDIKDFGYIMPGHGGVLDRFDSILLTTPVIYFLYSLLILN is encoded by the coding sequence ATGAAGACGAGAATATTGAGTAGTATAATTGGATTATGTTTACTTGCATTCGTACTTTGGAGTGGAGGTCTTATGATAGATATAGCTATTGTAGGACTAATAATTATAGCACTTTATGAAATGAAGACAGCTCTTGCAAAAAAAGGTATGCATATAAATTCCGTTTTGAATTTAGCAACAACATTTGCCATGATGCTTTGCGTGAGATTTGAAGAATATGAGTTATGCTATAAAATGATTCCCATAGTTGTAGCCATAAATGTTGTTTTATTTGTATTCAAAAGGGACGAGAGTTTAACAGATTTGATGGCAAATATTTTTGTTGTTGTCTATATAATATTATTTTTCTTTCATCTTACCTTTTTTGAATCACTTACCTATTTTGCGATTATACCTATTACAGCTTGGGGAAGTGATACTTTTGCATATTTTACAGGGTGCAAATTTGGTAAAAATAAACTTTGCCCTCATTTAAGTCCTAAAAAAACAGTTGAAGGCGCTTTAGGGGGAATAGTTGGAAGTTTAATTTTAGTTGTTTTATATGCTTTAATATTTAAAATAGATAATATGCTTTTTGTTATTTTAGCAGGGATATTTGGTGCTATAGCAGGACAGATAGGCGACTTAGTAGCATCAAAGATAAAACGAATTTGTGACATAAAGGATTTTGGATATATAATGCCAGGTCATGGAGGCGTGCTTGA
- a CDS encoding isoprenyl transferase has protein sequence MTELNNIDKGNLPKHVAIIMDGNGRWATQKNLPRTAGHKQGVEQLKKILEAAGNLGVEVLTVYAFSTENWNRPEQEVGFLMKMILEYLKRESKELMKNSIKLQFIGEREKLPSKVFDAIEKAEKMSNANDKIIFNIALNYGGRSEIVEATKKVIKDVQSGNLSIEELNENNFQDYLYTKGLEEPDLLIRTSGEMRLSNFLLYQLAYSEFVFEEVYWPDYTPEHFYKNIVTFQKRKRRFGAV, from the coding sequence ATGACAGAACTCAACAATATTGATAAAGGAAATCTACCAAAGCATGTTGCTATCATAATGGATGGAAATGGACGATGGGCGACACAAAAGAACTTACCTAGGACAGCTGGACATAAGCAGGGAGTAGAACAGCTAAAGAAAATATTAGAAGCGGCTGGTAATTTGGGAGTAGAAGTACTTACGGTATATGCTTTTTCCACTGAAAATTGGAATAGACCAGAGCAAGAAGTTGGTTTTCTCATGAAGATGATTTTAGAATATTTAAAAAGAGAGTCAAAAGAATTGATGAAAAATAGTATAAAGTTACAATTTATTGGAGAGAGAGAGAAGTTACCGTCTAAAGTATTCGATGCTATAGAAAAAGCTGAAAAAATGTCAAATGCGAATGACAAAATTATTTTCAATATTGCCTTGAATTATGGCGGACGATCAGAAATAGTGGAAGCTACAAAAAAGGTGATTAAAGACGTACAAAGTGGGAATTTAAGCATTGAGGAATTGAATGAAAACAATTTCCAGGATTATTTATATACAAAAGGACTTGAAGAGCCTGATTTACTTATTAGAACTAGTGGAGAAATGAGGCTTAGTAATTTTTTGCTGTATCAACTTGCATATAGTGAGTTTGTATTTGAAGAAGTGTACTGGCCAGATTATACACCTGAACACTTCTATAAAAATATAGTGACATTTCAAAAACGAAAAAGGCGATTTGGAGCCGTTTAA
- the frr gene encoding ribosome recycling factor, which yields MYNEVHKRVEEKMKKTVSVYQNELVTVRAGRANPSILNKITVDYYGAATPLKQIANITVPEPRMLQISPYDITSLADIEKAILVSELGLNPSNDGKIIRLIIPQLTEDRRKDLVKSIKKMAENARVAIRNERRQANDELKKLLKSNELTEDDVKAGEKTIQDLTDSYVKEIEKLLESKEKELMEV from the coding sequence ATGTATAATGAGGTACACAAAAGAGTAGAAGAAAAAATGAAAAAGACAGTTAGTGTTTATCAAAATGAATTGGTGACAGTTCGTGCAGGAAGAGCTAATCCTTCAATTTTAAATAAAATTACAGTAGATTATTATGGTGCAGCTACGCCGTTGAAGCAGATAGCGAATATCACTGTTCCGGAGCCTAGAATGCTTCAAATTAGTCCGTACGACATAACATCGTTAGCAGATATTGAAAAAGCAATTCTAGTATCTGAGTTGGGTCTTAATCCATCAAATGATGGTAAAATAATTAGATTGATTATTCCACAATTGACAGAAGATAGAAGAAAAGATTTAGTAAAATCGATTAAAAAAATGGCAGAAAATGCAAGAGTAGCTATTAGAAATGAAAGACGCCAAGCTAATGATGAGCTTAAAAAACTTCTTAAGTCAAATGAGCTTACTGAAGATGACGTGAAAGCTGGAGAAAAAACTATTCAAGATTTAACTGATAGTTATGTAAAAGAAATAGAAAAGCTTCTAGAATCTAAAGAAAAAGAGTTGATGGAGGTTTAA
- the pyrH gene encoding UMP kinase, with protein MIEESQMKRILLKLSGEALKGQSKQIFDEAVLTEVGIKVKSLVSQGIEVAIVVGGGNLWRGRNDSQMTQVTSDNIGMISTVVNALAVSDFINNQGCRAEVLSSVPMPKFCEYFTAQRADQLLNEKTVVVLAGGTGNPYFSTDTTSALRAAEIKADAILLGKQGVDGVYDRDPAKDSNAKKFSNLTYKEIIEKDLKVMDATAASLCMGTGIPIIVFGIDDLENIDKVLNGENVGTIIKEG; from the coding sequence ATGATAGAAGAAAGTCAAATGAAAAGAATACTACTTAAATTGAGTGGAGAGGCTTTGAAAGGACAATCAAAGCAAATTTTTGACGAAGCTGTTTTGACAGAAGTAGGCATTAAAGTTAAATCTTTAGTTAGTCAAGGCATAGAGGTCGCAATTGTTGTTGGTGGTGGAAATCTTTGGCGAGGTAGAAATGATAGCCAGATGACTCAAGTGACATCAGATAACATAGGAATGATTTCGACAGTAGTAAATGCTTTGGCTGTTAGTGATTTTATCAATAATCAAGGGTGTAGAGCAGAAGTTTTGTCTTCAGTGCCTATGCCGAAGTTTTGTGAGTATTTCACTGCACAAAGAGCAGATCAGCTTTTAAATGAGAAAACTGTTGTTGTGTTAGCGGGTGGAACTGGAAATCCTTATTTTTCAACAGATACTACTTCAGCACTTCGTGCTGCTGAGATTAAAGCTGATGCCATATTGCTAGGAAAACAGGGTGTTGATGGTGTGTATGATAGGGATCCAGCTAAGGATTCTAATGCAAAAAAATTCTCTAATTTAACATACAAAGAAATTATTGAAAAAGATTTAAAGGTCATGGATGCTACGGCAGCATCGCTTTGTATGGGTACGGGGATTCCTATAATAGTTTTTGGAATAGATGACTTGGAGAATATTGATAAAGTTTTAAATGGAGAAAATGTAGGAACAATTATTAAGGAGGGGTAA
- the tsf gene encoding translation elongation factor Ts: protein MAITAAMVKELRETTQAGMMDCKKALVETDGNMEQAIDFLREKGLAKAAKKAGRVAAEGLIASYIHGGRIGVIVEVNSETDFVAKNEEFKAFAKDVAMQVAAQNPQYVRREEVPAEVIEHEKKVLKEQALNEGKPEKIVEKMIEGRIEKFYKEICLVDQPFIKDGDKTVGQLLTELIAKLGENMQIRRFERFEVGEGIEKKEENFADEVAKQMAQ from the coding sequence ATGGCAATTACAGCAGCAATGGTAAAAGAATTAAGAGAAACTACTCAAGCGGGTATGATGGATTGTAAAAAAGCATTAGTGGAAACTGATGGTAATATGGAGCAAGCAATCGACTTTTTGAGAGAAAAAGGATTAGCTAAAGCAGCTAAAAAAGCTGGTAGAGTAGCAGCAGAAGGTTTAATTGCTTCTTATATTCACGGAGGAAGAATCGGTGTAATAGTTGAAGTTAATAGTGAAACTGATTTCGTTGCTAAAAACGAAGAGTTTAAAGCTTTTGCTAAAGATGTTGCAATGCAAGTTGCAGCACAAAACCCTCAATACGTTAGACGTGAAGAAGTTCCTGCAGAGGTAATCGAACACGAGAAAAAAGTATTGAAAGAGCAAGCATTGAACGAAGGTAAACCAGAAAAAATTGTTGAAAAAATGATCGAAGGTAGAATTGAGAAGTTCTACAAAGAGATTTGTTTAGTAGACCAACCATTCATCAAAGATGGTGACAAGACAGTTGGACAATTGTTGACAGAATTAATAGCTAAGCTTGGTGAGAACATGCAAATCAGAAGATTTGAAAGATTCGAAGTTGGCGAAGGTATTGAGAAAAAAGAAGAAAACTTTGCAGACGAAGTTGCAAAGCAAATGGCTCAATAG
- the rpsB gene encoding 30S ribosomal protein S2, giving the protein MSVITMKQLLEAGVHFGHQTRRWNPKMKEYIFTERNGIYIIDLQKTVKKVHNAYDFVKEIAAEGGDVLFVGTKKQAQESIESEAKRAGMYFVNQRWLGGMLTNFSTIKKRIQRLRQLEKMAEDGTFDVLRKKEVIKLKHETERLEKFLGGIKDMKGIPQVLFVVDPRKESIAVREAKILGIPVVAIVDTNCDPDEVDYVIPGNDDAIRAVKLIAGAMADAVIEGRQGEQLEA; this is encoded by the coding sequence ATGTCAGTAATTACAATGAAACAATTATTAGAAGCTGGTGTACACTTCGGTCATCAGACTAGAAGATGGAATCCAAAAATGAAAGAGTATATCTTTACAGAAAGAAACGGTATCTATATTATAGATCTTCAAAAAACTGTAAAGAAAGTACACAATGCTTATGATTTCGTAAAAGAAATTGCAGCTGAGGGTGGAGATGTACTATTTGTTGGTACTAAAAAACAAGCTCAGGAGTCAATTGAATCAGAAGCTAAAAGAGCTGGTATGTATTTCGTTAACCAGAGATGGTTAGGTGGAATGTTAACTAACTTTAGCACAATCAAAAAGAGAATTCAAAGACTTAGACAATTAGAAAAAATGGCAGAAGACGGTACATTTGACGTTCTTCGTAAAAAAGAAGTTATTAAGTTGAAGCATGAGACTGAAAGATTAGAGAAATTCTTAGGCGGAATCAAGGATATGAAAGGTATACCACAAGTTTTATTTGTAGTAGATCCTAGAAAAGAAAGTATCGCTGTTAGAGAAGCTAAAATATTAGGAATTCCAGTAGTTGCTATAGTGGATACAAACTGTGATCCTGATGAAGTAGATTACGTTATTCCAGGTAATGATGATGCTATTAGAGCCGTAAAACTTATTGCAGGTGCTATGGCTGACGCAGTGATTGAAGGAAGACAAGGCGAACAATTAGAAGCTTAA
- a CDS encoding FapA family protein, producing the protein MAKGIVLKGNDYNSMIRKGLEKLNKTKSEVDIKVYKLKDEKQKYKVKIILKEDSVNEHDLFELSFESDGVYMIFKKNVADEKNFLAYVKEYFKYLQLENINTSELSASNHAEGDKILVAPMQEEPKIDEKMAIRNASDGMSAYVEFYPAVNGESLSDSDVRNKIESKINFGVIESKLSEFKNNRCYFKEIIIARGVEPQNGTDGFIDYKINLVEDTTPEILEDGTVDYKDLHTITTISKDETIGILHSAKSGINGKKIDGTPILATDGKKINMTFGKNIAISDDKRIYSTRDGFVQKKKNAMAVIELLEIKGDVDPSTGNIDFDGNALIQGIVKSGFSVHARDGIVVKGVAEGAVLESDGDIVLKKGMHGHEEGIVRTKGNVISNYLANCTVEAGGEIKSGAIMHSKIASQQGVYALGKGATIVGGIVRSKGDVHAGVIGSEVETATTIEVGVDPELKRRHEVVHNDLISEKNQFDNISKSILVLSKKAKSSDLGDKDKRKLAEFLKKKNELEDDIKKLEEEYEKIEQQFEQLNKGKIRVEDCIYPGVKIIIGNDVMFVRRKLNKCSVYRADGEIKVGPY; encoded by the coding sequence TTGGCAAAAGGTATAGTTTTAAAAGGTAATGATTACAATTCTATGATTAGAAAAGGACTTGAAAAATTAAATAAGACAAAATCAGAAGTTGATATTAAGGTCTACAAGCTCAAGGATGAAAAACAAAAATACAAAGTAAAAATTATACTTAAAGAGGATAGTGTTAACGAACATGATTTGTTTGAGTTGAGCTTTGAATCAGATGGTGTCTATATGATATTTAAAAAAAATGTAGCGGATGAAAAAAATTTTTTAGCATACGTGAAAGAATATTTTAAGTATTTACAACTTGAGAATATAAACACTTCAGAATTAAGTGCGAGTAATCATGCCGAAGGAGACAAAATACTCGTAGCACCAATGCAAGAAGAGCCTAAAATTGATGAAAAAATGGCAATTAGAAATGCTAGTGATGGTATGAGCGCTTATGTTGAGTTCTATCCGGCTGTTAATGGTGAATCTTTAAGTGATAGTGATGTTAGAAATAAAATTGAAAGTAAAATAAATTTTGGTGTTATAGAAAGCAAATTGAGTGAATTCAAGAATAATAGATGTTATTTTAAAGAGATAATTATAGCTAGGGGCGTTGAGCCCCAAAATGGCACAGATGGTTTCATAGATTATAAAATTAATCTTGTAGAGGACACTACTCCAGAGATATTAGAGGATGGAACTGTTGACTATAAAGATTTACATACAATTACAACGATTAGTAAGGATGAAACTATAGGAATACTTCATAGTGCTAAAAGTGGGATTAATGGAAAGAAAATAGATGGTACTCCAATATTAGCTACCGATGGGAAAAAGATAAATATGACTTTTGGGAAGAATATAGCTATTAGCGATGATAAAAGGATATATTCTACTAGAGATGGCTTTGTTCAAAAAAAGAAAAATGCCATGGCTGTTATTGAATTACTTGAGATAAAAGGCGATGTAGACCCCTCAACTGGTAATATAGATTTCGATGGAAATGCTTTAATACAAGGAATCGTAAAAAGTGGATTTTCTGTACATGCACGTGATGGTATTGTGGTTAAAGGAGTTGCAGAAGGGGCTGTATTAGAATCTGATGGTGATATAGTTTTGAAAAAAGGAATGCACGGACATGAAGAGGGGATTGTTAGGACTAAGGGAAATGTTATTTCTAATTATTTGGCAAATTGTACTGTTGAAGCTGGAGGGGAGATAAAATCTGGAGCTATTATGCACAGCAAGATAGCCAGCCAGCAAGGGGTATATGCTCTTGGTAAAGGAGCTACTATAGTTGGTGGAATAGTCCGTTCTAAGGGAGATGTGCATGCCGGGGTAATTGGAAGTGAAGTTGAAACTGCAACTACCATTGAAGTTGGAGTGGATCCAGAACTTAAAAGGCGTCATGAGGTTGTTCATAATGATTTGATTTCGGAAAAAAATCAATTTGATAATATATCGAAATCAATATTGGTTTTGAGTAAAAAAGCTAAGTCAAGCGATTTGGGAGATAAGGATAAGAGAAAGCTAGCTGAGTTTTTGAAGAAGAAAAATGAATTAGAAGATGATATAAAAAAACTTGAAGAAGAGTATGAAAAAATAGAACAGCAATTTGAGCAATTAAATAAGGGTAAAATCAGAGTGGAAGACTGTATATATCCAGGAGTAAAGATTATAATTGGAAATGATGTAATGTTTGTGAGAAGAAAGTTAAATAAATGTTCTGTTTATAGGGCAGATGGAGAAATAAAAGTTGGGCCATATTAA
- a CDS encoding FliA/WhiG family RNA polymerase sigma factor encodes MERALFKPTPNGVESMDINELWKKYKETSGVEYKNQLIEHYVYLVKVVSGRLYNYYGGNVEFDDLLGFGSFGLIDAIEKFDISRNLKFETYAQIRIRGSIIDSLRKIDWIPRSLRKKSKDLEEAVKKAENRLGRNVTVQDIAEELGEDNATVEKLLGEVSTFNVVSLDDLLSINNNIGVQINQEDLPEESYLKDELAESLKDSIEELPEKEKLVVSLYYYEELTYKEIAAVLDLSESRISQIHSKAILKLKSGLKKIGY; translated from the coding sequence ATGGAACGAGCATTATTTAAACCGACGCCGAATGGAGTTGAGAGCATGGATATTAATGAACTTTGGAAAAAATACAAAGAGACCAGCGGTGTTGAATATAAAAATCAGTTAATAGAACACTATGTTTATTTAGTAAAGGTGGTTTCTGGACGTTTATATAATTATTATGGTGGAAATGTTGAATTTGATGATCTTTTGGGATTTGGGTCATTTGGATTGATTGATGCTATAGAAAAATTTGACATTAGTAGAAATTTAAAATTCGAGACATATGCTCAAATTCGGATTAGAGGATCTATAATAGATTCTCTTAGAAAAATAGATTGGATTCCACGTTCTCTTAGAAAAAAATCTAAGGATTTAGAAGAGGCAGTAAAAAAAGCAGAAAATCGATTAGGACGAAATGTTACAGTTCAAGATATTGCAGAAGAATTAGGTGAAGATAATGCAACAGTTGAAAAATTATTAGGGGAAGTTTCAACATTCAATGTAGTGTCACTAGATGATTTATTAAGCATAAACAATAATATTGGCGTTCAAATAAATCAAGAGGATTTACCTGAAGAATCTTATTTAAAAGATGAGCTAGCAGAAAGTCTTAAAGATTCAATTGAAGAATTACCTGAGAAGGAGAAATTGGTTGTTTCGCTATATTACTATGAGGAATTAACATACAAAGAAATAGCTGCTGTTTTGGATTTGTCAGAATCGAGGATATCACAGATTCATAGTAAGGCAATTTTAAAATTGAAGAGTGGATTGAAAAAAATTGGCTATTAA
- a CDS encoding chemotaxis protein CheD yields the protein MSEMVKVGMADLNIVKTPGSITTLGLGSCVGVTLYDPRSKIAGLAHVMLPSSKEIKNNSNKAKFADTAIEILLEKMIKAGARKQSIVAKMAGGAQMFNFSSKNDVLKIGERNAIASKKKLKELGIRIIAEDTGGNYGRTIELNADNGELFIKTIGHGTSII from the coding sequence ATGAGTGAGATGGTTAAGGTTGGAATGGCGGATTTAAATATAGTAAAGACACCGGGGAGTATTACTACATTAGGATTAGGATCATGTGTTGGAGTTACATTATATGATCCGCGAAGTAAAATTGCTGGATTGGCGCATGTCATGTTGCCATCTAGCAAAGAGATAAAGAATAACTCAAATAAGGCAAAATTTGCAGATACAGCTATTGAAATATTATTGGAAAAAATGATAAAAGCTGGTGCTAGAAAGCAAAGTATTGTTGCTAAAATGGCTGGAGGAGCTCAAATGTTCAATTTTAGTTCTAAGAACGATGTTTTGAAGATTGGAGAAAGAAATGCTATTGCAAGCAAGAAAAAATTAAAAGAGTTGGGAATAAGAATTATAGCCGAAGATACAGGGGGTAACTACGGTCGTACTATTGAATTGAATGCGGATAATGGAGAGTTATTTATCAAAACTATAGGTCATGGAACGAGCATTATTTAA
- a CDS encoding chemotaxis protein CheC, with protein MDINNVNEMLVDVLKEIGNIGAGNAATALAKMIDKKVDMLVPQVKIIDIEEVQDILGGAEMPVAGIYFQMTGEVEGNMMFLLDIESANNLIPMIFQREKETDELDAMDISVLSEVGNILAASYMNSLSKLTNLTLNISVPSVSIDMVGAILSVPAIQFGQFSDKLLFIETEFVEDEKEVTGDFFLLPDIESFDKILRALGVV; from the coding sequence ATGGATATAAATAATGTAAATGAGATGCTAGTAGATGTATTGAAAGAAATAGGAAATATTGGAGCAGGAAATGCAGCTACGGCTTTAGCAAAGATGATTGACAAAAAAGTTGATATGTTAGTGCCACAAGTTAAAATAATTGATATAGAAGAAGTTCAAGATATATTAGGTGGTGCAGAAATGCCAGTTGCAGGTATTTATTTTCAAATGACTGGTGAAGTAGAAGGAAATATGATGTTTTTGCTAGATATTGAATCTGCTAATAACTTAATTCCTATGATATTTCAAAGAGAAAAAGAAACAGATGAATTAGATGCAATGGATATTTCAGTACTGTCAGAAGTTGGAAATATTTTAGCAGCATCGTATATGAATTCTTTGAGTAAACTTACTAATTTGACATTAAACATATCAGTTCCTTCAGTGAGTATTGATATGGTAGGTGCTATATTGAGTGTTCCAGCCATCCAATTTGGACAATTCAGTGACAAACTATTATTTATAGAAACTGAATTTGTCGAAGATGAAAAAGAGGTTACAGGGGATTTCTTCTTGTTACCGGATATAGAGTCATTTGATAAAATTTTGAGAGCATTAGGGGTAGTGTGA
- a CDS encoding chemotaxis response regulator protein-glutamate methylesterase, which translates to MKIRALVIDDSAFMRKLIADILNSDENIEVIDTAKNGKEGIEKIQTCNPDVITLDVEMPIMDGLTALKEMEKLKINVPVLMLSSLTSEGADATIKALEYGAIDFITKPTNIFKLDANEKKNEIIEKVKMASKIKAKTRTLNTNVRVKAEASKKIAKKDKNFSHIVAIGTSTGGPRALQSVIPKFPENLNATYIIVQHMPPGFTKSLADRLNTMSALSVKEAEHGESLLRGYCYVAPGSKQLKLVKKGADWMIDLSDEEKVSGHCPSVDVLMDTVANVDNKRIVGVMMTGMGADGAIGMKKLRDKRGYTIAQDEKSCVVYGMPKSAVQNDAVDKVVTLEDIAGEVMKQIKA; encoded by the coding sequence ATGAAAATTAGAGCTTTAGTTATTGACGACTCAGCTTTCATGAGAAAACTGATAGCAGATATTTTAAATTCAGATGAAAATATTGAAGTAATTGATACTGCTAAAAATGGGAAAGAGGGTATTGAGAAAATACAAACATGCAATCCTGACGTAATAACTTTAGATGTTGAAATGCCTATTATGGATGGGCTTACAGCATTGAAAGAGATGGAAAAATTAAAAATAAATGTTCCCGTGTTGATGCTAAGTAGTTTGACATCAGAGGGGGCAGACGCAACTATAAAGGCATTAGAGTATGGGGCTATAGATTTTATCACTAAGCCTACAAATATTTTTAAGTTAGATGCAAATGAAAAGAAAAATGAAATTATAGAAAAAGTAAAAATGGCTAGTAAAATAAAGGCTAAAACTCGGACACTAAATACAAATGTAAGAGTTAAAGCTGAAGCTAGTAAAAAGATTGCTAAAAAGGATAAAAATTTTAGTCATATAGTTGCTATAGGAACTTCTACTGGAGGTCCGCGAGCGTTACAAAGTGTAATTCCTAAGTTCCCAGAAAATCTTAATGCAACATATATAATCGTTCAACACATGCCACCAGGATTTACTAAATCATTGGCTGATCGATTGAATACTATGTCAGCACTTAGTGTTAAAGAAGCTGAACATGGAGAGTCATTACTTCGTGGATATTGCTACGTTGCTCCAGGCAGTAAGCAATTGAAGTTGGTAAAAAAAGGCGCTGATTGGATGATTGATTTAAGTGATGAAGAAAAAGTAAGTGGTCATTGCCCATCAGTGGATGTTCTCATGGATACAGTTGCAAATGTTGATAATAAAAGAATTGTTGGAGTTATGATGACTGGAATGGGAGCAGATGGAGCCATTGGAATGAAAAAGTTAAGAGATAAAAGAGGGTATACTATAGCTCAAGATGAAAAAAGCTGTGTGGTATATGGAATGCCAAAGTCTGCTGTTCAAAATGATGCTGTTGATAAAGTGGTGACATTGGAAGATATTGCTGGTGAAGTAATGAAGCAAATAAAGGCATAA
- a CDS encoding PilZ domain-containing protein, translating into MTEANSNLVVGTKLIIESDSENASRYASQVLDIRNQMIIISGPIEKGVLIPIHTGTKIKISYYVENVGRFMFKGIVRRRGLKKIYLLEIERLTPSDRVQMRDYYRLLVRLKVMKYFEKNDSQILEESCVTQDLSGGGMKLKSNYEHKKGDFLECDLNVEDKVVSVKGKIVRIDKTEDKDFKYALGIKFFDIHHKSQEIIVQYVFEAQRKLRKKGLI; encoded by the coding sequence ATGACAGAAGCAAATTCGAATTTAGTTGTTGGAACTAAGTTGATTATAGAAAGTGATAGTGAAAATGCATCTAGATATGCGAGTCAAGTTTTGGATATCAGGAATCAAATGATTATAATTAGTGGTCCTATTGAAAAAGGTGTTTTGATTCCTATTCATACAGGTACTAAAATAAAAATTTCTTATTATGTAGAAAATGTTGGAAGGTTCATGTTTAAGGGTATAGTAAGAAGAAGAGGCTTAAAAAAAATATATTTGCTAGAAATAGAAAGATTAACACCATCCGATAGAGTTCAGATGAGAGATTATTATAGACTTTTAGTTAGGCTGAAAGTTATGAAGTATTTTGAAAAAAATGATAGTCAAATATTAGAGGAATCTTGTGTTACCCAAGATCTAAGTGGTGGAGGAATGAAACTAAAATCTAATTATGAACACAAAAAAGGTGATTTCTTAGAATGCGACTTAAATGTTGAAGATAAAGTGGTATCTGTCAAAGGGAAAATTGTTAGAATTGATAAGACAGAGGACAAAGATTTTAAATATGCGCTAGGCATAAAGTTTTTTGACATACATCATAAAAGTCAGGAAATAATTGTTCAATATGTTTTTGAGGCTCAAAGAAAATTAAGAAAAAAAGGACTGATTTAG
- a CDS encoding MinD/ParA family protein: MYDQAERLRKLVKESQNFKNREKKAETSKSVDNDDNTRIIAVTSGKGGVGKTNFTINLGISLSNLGYRCVVFDADIGFANIDVISGIIPKYTVADVLERRKTMKEVITEGPAGVKLIAGGSGINEIMQLDIGEIEYLLKEFKSLQNECDFILIDTGAGLSKTVLSFVNAADEVIIITTPEPTSLTDAYAMIKALNIFNNEVDLKVIINRVNNAKEAEEVFSKLEKATNKFLDFNINELGYLYESKIIPESVKNQIPFMEYNPTSQVSKKINSIALKLIGEEQVEKSGMENFISNLRSVFTKGRF, from the coding sequence ATGTATGATCAAGCAGAGAGATTGAGAAAACTAGTTAAAGAAAGCCAGAATTTCAAAAATAGAGAGAAAAAAGCAGAAACATCTAAAAGTGTTGATAATGATGATAATACTAGGATAATAGCGGTAACTAGTGGTAAAGGTGGAGTGGGAAAGACCAACTTTACTATTAACTTAGGGATATCACTTAGCAATCTTGGATATAGATGTGTAGTTTTTGATGCAGACATTGGTTTTGCCAATATCGATGTTATATCTGGAATAATACCTAAATATACAGTAGCCGATGTATTAGAAAGACGCAAGACTATGAAAGAGGTTATTACAGAAGGTCCTGCTGGTGTAAAACTTATAGCTGGTGGATCAGGAATAAATGAAATAATGCAATTAGACATTGGAGAGATAGAGTATTTATTAAAAGAATTTAAATCACTTCAAAATGAATGTGATTTTATACTTATTGATACAGGTGCAGGCTTATCGAAGACAGTATTAAGCTTTGTAAATGCAGCAGATGAAGTTATAATAATTACTACACCAGAGCCGACTTCATTAACTGATGCATATGCAATGATAAAGGCGTTGAATATATTTAATAATGAAGTCGACCTTAAAGTTATTATAAATAGAGTGAATAATGCAAAAGAAGCAGAAGAAGTATTCAGTAAACTTGAGAAAGCAACTAATAAGTTTTTGGATTTTAATATCAATGAATTAGGGTATTTGTATGAAAGTAAAATCATACCAGAATCTGTTAAAAATCAAATTCCATTTATGGAATATAATCCAACATCACAAGTTTCTAAAAAAATTAATTCGATAGCGTTGAAACTTATTGGAGAGGAGCAGGTTGAAAAAAGTGGAATGGAAAATTTCATTTCTAACTTGAGATCTGTATTTACCAAAGGGAGGTTCTAA